In the genome of Ptychodera flava strain L36383 chromosome 13, AS_Pfla_20210202, whole genome shotgun sequence, one region contains:
- the LOC139147295 gene encoding WD repeat-containing protein 97-like isoform X11, with translation MSLAQARKFLDSTQKKPGQKENETKAQFYWRKLRETIRFTVKNVYRSDLKSVVIGHGVHHVRKLNHINEITDVLYNPEAKEYLTVDCKGINIFHLDGRKKDFIQPDEEFTRLIHAKEVNEYIGWTPGGDELLLLSDEFELISVGKVPQKIYAVVYNEQCNEIVTAGVGNVTSWSFRYAAKHLIPRKMAKEGLTAQDIFPLISLEDTASRAQRAFTACGTAVAVFNLYEGKLVTYKRDLHVRNITSLLFFNPLKCLITAARDGTIKMWDETWHLKLVFVGHSGAVSCLAVYPYGPYIISGSHDCTLRVWSLETCDEVDMIETAEPVDGLGTVLKCDNVHSYSAFTVSLWKIRDIHTMHTAIGHKIDAIRLTNRPEPECPRRALVVTRDATVRVVAPSNGNVITSLIVDRKVGVVDAIYAQAEETLFVALKNGDMVLANTKVNPSVVKHTWKGSEGSEREHFNCLCLYEYIVENSLETDVWKGLFRSAKVTVQSPMKSSKMRGKDRTLVMGGRKDGYLAVLDWDTMEVTYKIEAHGYKGVLSLLANSKDDQLISAGLDNVIKVWRVFPFAEESLAPLMSFYCANTPLHMSVMRSCLMVAFQEPSTATYSIVKYDINSKNRFDHSPNEDHIDDVTGLSCCPRMQVTASCSSDGTLRIWNEANRLIRIVKLNAMPTSLCFCSEKGDLLIGIGKHLHRIEHYKYMPKAYMMKMVSMHFPDEIDEDPLPYDGDLIHYMTHEDVKRLKHAHSSLYKFDHFVDVLTDEENEELTREKKTKEKEYAMLEARDSELRKIRDGKIALKKKPRPPPRVREEAFQKYLELLPRPEQIFVPKDDYFNPNAFMDVPDIQGEAPYREFSPMGFFPNPASIVREEDEEEDGVKVTRKRPLPINPSGFIPNSVLIRLLWKEEDTAQMKSDSWRPPALSEDQLAEINARKRPKDEDIERVFVWSDEEEAKKIEDMVEQEEREKAELEKPKSVPKSRVLKQLDIDMTRSPSPKELEVDVETPPPTPPPEEPKEEPKEEPKPPPKPKPVQPRKPIQKLIAKPKPKTPSPEPPPPPTPSPPRPPTPLPGFITQFRGAEWFEKYFPNAGPSTFPKPWTVSAFTTTLLKLEKIADYEMKTQIADAMMTLHVQDGLANSQQVADTILGLLNSSSPPTVQDEEQKAFILHALRLLQGLGSRDEATVVQMIVQYLDGDEEIRTQVRNLFIQMGVQDPHNYFFKELDSWEVWNLDEANHRTELQAMAKNWVQKWTELFKNHIRRTIELLKKGKVTGKIAKLPGKGRQTSPSEPSRGILKKDDEDSSGDRVSTAGSSEKDRLTPRPLSQTRPIMVTFDAPPDQATIDNATPVEAINYFCEMQLEKHMERLRAAETPAASKVKEDVKKNTVLVLPKIKSKPSLVRLGETHTSKCRPHRETSLAAIEFKLPSIYPGKRMEYDGMYGFTPKIDLPMKTVVMNPFPSPADYYEQYHQPILLSLKSSQKYFVPSQSYIKPTELI, from the exons ATGAGCCTTGCACAAGCAAGGAAGTTCCTGGACTCAACCCAGAAGAAACCTGGACAAAAGGAAAATGAAACCAAAGCCCAGTTCTATTGGAGAAAACTTCGAGAAACAATTAGATTTACAGTGAAAAATGTTTACAGGTCTGACCTGAAAAGTGTTGTCATAGGACATGGTGTGCATCATGTGAGGAAACTAAATCATATCAATGAGATAACTGATGTGTTATACAACCCAGAAGCTAAG GAGTACTTGACCGTTGACTGTAAGGGTATCAACATTTTCCATTTGGATggaagaaagaaagactttaTTCAGCCAGATGAAGAGTTTACCAGACTGATCCATGCCAAGGAAGTCAATGAATACATTGGCTGGACACCAGGTGGAGATGAACTACTTTTGTTGTCTGATGAATTTGAACTTATTTCTGTCGGCAAAGTACCTCAGAAGATTTATGCCGTCGTGTACAATGAGCAGTGTAATGAAATAGTTACTGCTGGTGTTGGCAATGTTACA tCATGGAGCTTTCGATATGCAGCCAAGCACCTTATCCCGAGGAAGATGGCCAAAGAGGGTCTGACTGCTCAAGACATCTTTCCACTAATCTCACTGGAGGACACAGCCAGCAGAGCTCAGAGAGCTTTCACAGCATGTGGTACTGCAGTTGCAGTGTTCAATCTTTATGAAGGCAAACTAGTCACATACAAAAGAGACCTTCATGTCAGGAATATTACAAG CTTGCTGTTCTTCAACCCACTGAAGTGTTTGATCACAGCAGCCAGAGATGGAACTATCAAAATGTGGGATGAAACATGGCATTTGAAGCTAGTCTTTGTAGGCCACAGTGGTGCTGTTAGCTGTCTGGCTGTCTATCCATATGGACCATACATCATCTCAGGGTCCCATGACTGTACACTCAGAGTATGGAGTTTAGAAACCTGTGATGAAGTGGACAT gaTTGAAACTGCAGAACCTGTTGATGGTCTAGGTACAGTCCTCAAATGTGACAATGTACACAGCTATTCAGCATTCACCGTCTCTCTGTGGAAAATCCGGGATATACACACCATGCACACAGCAATAGG ACATAAAATAGATGCAATACGGCTCACAAACAGACCTGAACCTGAG TGCCCACGACGTGCGTTAGTAGTAACTAGAGATGCAACAGTCAGAGTGGTTGCACCCAGCAATGGAAATGTCATCACATCACTGATTGTGGATAGGAAAGTTGGAGTTGTGGATGCAATTTATGCCCAAGCAGAAG AAACATTATTTGTTGCTCTGAAGAATGGTGACATGGTACTGGCTAACACAAAAGTCAATCCCAGTGTTGTCAAGCATACATGGAAGGGCAGTGAAGGAAGTG AAAGAGAACATTTCAACTGCCTGTGTTTGTATGAATACATTGTGGAGAACTCCCTGGAAACTGATGTGTGGAAAGGACTGTTCAGGTCGGCCAAGGTCACAGTTCAAAGTCCCATGAAAAGTTCCAAGATGAGAGGCAAGGACAGAACACTGGTCATGGGTGGTCGTAAAGATGGCTACTTGGCTGTATTGGACTGGGACACCATGGAAGTCACCTACAAAATTGAG GCGCATGGCTACAAGGGTGTTCTGAGTCTTCTTGCCAACTCTAAAGATGATCAGCTCATCTCAGCTGGTCTAG ACAATGTCATCAAAGTGTGGCGGGTATTTCCATTTGCTGAAGAGTCCCTGGCACCGCTGATGTCGTTTTACTGTGCAAATACTCCACTACACATGTCAGTCATGAGAAGTTGCTTGATGGTTGCTTTTCAAGAGCCGTCTACTGCCACCTACAGCATTGTCAAATATGACATCAATTCCAAAA atCGGTTTGATCACAGTCCAAACGAAGACCACATTGATGATGTTACAGGGCTCAGTTGCTGCCCTAGAATGCAGGTGACCGCTTCCTGCAGCTCTGACGGCACACTTAGAATATGGAATGAAGCTAACAGACTCATTag GATCGTCAAGCTGAACGCAATGCCCACAAGTCTGTGCTTCTGCAGTGAGAAAGGTGACCTGCTGATAGGAATAGGCAAACATTTACACAGGATTGAACACTACAAAT ATATGCCCAAAGCATACATGATGAAGATGGTATCCATGCATTTTCCTGATGAGATTGATGAAGATCCTTTACCCTATGACGGTGATTTGATACACTACATGACCCATGAAGATGTCAAGAGACTCAAACATGCACACTCCTCACTCTACAA ATTtgatcattttgtggatgttctcactgatgaagaaaatgaaGAGCTTACTAGAGAAAAGAAGACGAAGGAAAAA GAGTATGCCATGTTGGAAGCCAGAGACAGTGAATTGAGGAAGATTCGAGATGGAAAGATTGCACTGAAGAAGAAACCAAGACCACCTCCAAGAGTTAGAGAAGAGGCTTTTCAGAAATACTTAGAGTTACTTCCAAGGCCAGaacaaatattt GTACCCAAAGATGATTACTTCAACCCCAATGCATTCATGGATGTGCCAGACATTCAAG GAGAGGCACCGTACCGTGAGTTTTCCCCAATGGGTTTCTTTCCTAATCCTGCCTCCATCGTGCGGGAAGAAGATGAGGAAGAGGACGGAGTCAAAGTCACAAGGAAGAGACCTCTCCCCATCAACCCTTCGGGCTTCATTCCCAATTCCGTCCTTATACGTTTACTGTGGAAAGAGGAGGACACGGCACAGATGAAATCTGACTCATGGAGGCCGCCAGCATTGAGTGAAGATCAGTTAGCAGAGATTAATGCCAGAAAAAGG CCCAAGGACGAGGATATCGAG CGAGTTTTCGTCTGGAGTGATGAAGAAGAg GCCAAGAAGATTGAAGACATGGTTGAACAAGAGGAGCGTGAGAAAGCCGAACTGGAAAAACCCAAATCAGTACCCAAATCACGGGTCCTCAAACAACTTGACATTGATATGACAAGGTCACCTTCACCCAAGGAATTGGAGGTGGATGTTGAAACCCCACCTCCCACCCCACCCCCTGAAGAACCTAAAGAAGAGCCCAAGGAGGAGCCCAAACCACCCCCTAAACCAAAACCTGTGCAACCCAGGAAACCCATTCAGAAGCTCATAGCCAAACCCAAGCCTAAAACACCCAGTCCTGAACCCCCACCTCCACCGACCCCATCACCCCCAAGACCGCCAACTCCTCTACCAGGATTTATTACACAGTTCAGAGGTGCTGAGTGGTTTGAAAAATACTTCCCAAATGCTGGACCAAGT ACCTTTCCCAAACCCTGGACAGTGTCAGCATTCACCACTACTCTGCTGAAACTGGAAAAGATTGCAGACTACGAGATGAAAACTCAGATTGCAGATGCCATGATGACACTCCACGTCCAGGACGGGCTGGCAAACTCCCAGCAGGTTGCCGACACCATACTTGGTTTATTGAACTCATCCTCCCCACCCACAGTACAAGACGAGGAACAGAAAGCATTCATTCTACATGCGTTGAGATTGTTACAGGGTCTAGGATCACGTGATGAAGCCACTGTGGTACAGATGATTGTACAGTACTTGGATGGAGATGAAGAGATAAG GACACAAGTGCGTAATCTGTTCATTCAAATGGGAGTCCAGGATCCTCACAATTATTTCTTCAAAGAATTGGATTCCTGGGAAGTGTGGAATCTGGACGAAGCCAATCACAGGACAGAACTGCAAGCCATGGCAAAGAATTGGGTTCAAAAATGGACGGAActattcaag AACCACATCAGGCGAACCATTGAACTCTTGAAGAAGGGCAAAGTGACTGGCAAGATAGCCAAGCTGCCAGGCAAAGGGCGGCAAACTTCACCTTCTGAACCCTCTAGAGGCATCTTAAAAAAG gatgaTGAAGACAGTTCGGGAGACAGAGTGTCTACTGCTGGTAGTAGTGAGAAAGACAGGCTGACCCCAAGACCACTGTCGCAGACCAGGCCTATCATGG TCACTTTTGATGCCCCACCAGACCAGGCAACCATTGACAATGCCACACCCGTTGAGGCCATCAATTATTTCTGTGAAATGCAACTTGAGAAGCACATGGAAAGACTGAGAGCCGCGGAGACCCCTGCAGCCAGCAAAGTGAAAGAGGATGTAAAGAAAAACACTGTACTTGTCTTGCCAAAGATTAAAAG TAAACCAAGCTTGGTACGTCTTGGGGAAACTCATACCAGCAAATGCAGACCACACAGGGAGACTTCATTAGCGGCAATAG AGTTCAAACTACCTTCCATATATCCGGGCAAACGAATGGAATACGATGGAATGTACGGCTTCACACCTAAGATAGATCTGCCCATGAAGACAGTAGTGATGAATCCATTTCCAAGCCCAGCTGACTACTACGAACAGTATCATCAGCCCATACTGCTGAGCCTCAAATCCtcacagaaatattttgttccTAGCCAGTCATACATCAAACCAACTGAGCTGATTTAG
- the LOC139147295 gene encoding WD repeat-containing protein 97-like isoform X3 — MSLAQARKFLDSTQKKPGQKENETKAQFYWRKLRETIRFTVKNVYRSDLKSVVIGHGVHHVRKLNHINEITDVLYNPEAKEYLTVDCKGINIFHLDGRKKDFIQPDEEFTRLIHAKEVNEYIGWTPGGDELLLLSDEFELISVGKVPQKIYAVVYNEQCNEIVTAGVGNVTSWSFRYAAKHLIPRKMAKEGLTAQDIFPLISLEDTASRAQRAFTACGTAVAVFNLYEGKLVTYKRDLHVRNITSLLFFNPLKCLITAARDGTIKMWDETWHLKLVFVGHSGAVSCLAVYPYGPYIISGSHDCTLRVWSLETCDEVDMIETAEPVDGLGTVLKCDNVHSYSAFTVSLWKIRDIHTMHTAIGHKIDAIRLTNRPEPECPRRALVVTRDATVRVVAPSNGNVITSLIVDRKVGVVDAIYAQAEETLFVALKNGDMVLANTKVNPSVVKHTWKGSEGSEREHFNCLCLYEYIVENSLETDVWKGLFRSAKVTVQSPMKSSKMRGKDRTLVMGGRKDGYLAVLDWDTMEVTYKIEAHGYKGVLSLLANSKDDQLISAGLDPETSSNNVIKVWRVFPFAEESLAPLMSFYCANTPLHMSVMRSCLMVAFQEPSTATYSIVKYDINSKNRFDHSPNEDHIDDVTGLSCCPRMQVTASCSSDGTLRIWNEANRLIRIVKLNAMPTSLCFCSEKGDLLIGIGKHLHRIEHYKYMPKAYMMKMVSMHFPDEIDEDPLPYDGDLIHYMTHEDVKRLKHAHSSLYKFDHFVDVLTDEENEELTREKKTKEKEYAMLEARDSELRKIRDGKIALKKKPRPPPRVREEAFQKYLELLPRPEQIFVPKDDYFNPNAFMDVPDIQGEAPYREFSPMGFFPNPASIVREEDEEEDGVKVTRKRPLPINPSGFIPNSVLIRLLWKEEDTAQMKSDSWRPPALSEDQLAEINARKRPKDEDIERVFVWSDEEEEYVFPSPTPTPEAKKIEDMVEQEEREKAELEKPKSVPKSRVLKQLDIDMTRSPSPKELEVDVETPPPTPPPEEPKEEPKEEPKPPPKPKPVQPRKPIQKLIAKPKPKTPSPEPPPPPTPSPPRPPTPLPGFITQFRGAEWFEKYFPNAGPSTFPKPWTVSAFTTTLLKLEKIADYEMKTQIADAMMTLHVQDGLANSQQVADTILGLLNSSSPPTVQDEEQKAFILHALRLLQGLGSRDEATVVQMIVQYLDGDEEIRTQVRNLFIQMGVQDPHNYFFKELDSWEVWNLDEANHRTELQAMAKNWVQKWTELFKNHIRRTIELLKKGKVTGKIAKLPGKGRQTSPSEPSRGILKKDDEDSSGDRVSTAGSSEKDRLTPRPLSQTRPIMVTFDAPPDQATIDNATPVEAINYFCEMQLEKHMERLRAAETPAASKVKEDVKKNTVLVLPKIKSESNHLVNREQDEPSDLESEARDQVADLPTKSPLSEGDESDVVEFKTSRELFEEMKREKEKEQRQQREKERQEKREKKKSPKKPTPPLPESKPSLVRLGETHTSKCRPHRETSLAAIEFKLPSIYPGKRMEYDGMYGFTPKIDLPMKTVVMNPFPSPADYYEQYHQPILLSLKSSQKYFVPSQSYIKPTELI; from the exons ATGAGCCTTGCACAAGCAAGGAAGTTCCTGGACTCAACCCAGAAGAAACCTGGACAAAAGGAAAATGAAACCAAAGCCCAGTTCTATTGGAGAAAACTTCGAGAAACAATTAGATTTACAGTGAAAAATGTTTACAGGTCTGACCTGAAAAGTGTTGTCATAGGACATGGTGTGCATCATGTGAGGAAACTAAATCATATCAATGAGATAACTGATGTGTTATACAACCCAGAAGCTAAG GAGTACTTGACCGTTGACTGTAAGGGTATCAACATTTTCCATTTGGATggaagaaagaaagactttaTTCAGCCAGATGAAGAGTTTACCAGACTGATCCATGCCAAGGAAGTCAATGAATACATTGGCTGGACACCAGGTGGAGATGAACTACTTTTGTTGTCTGATGAATTTGAACTTATTTCTGTCGGCAAAGTACCTCAGAAGATTTATGCCGTCGTGTACAATGAGCAGTGTAATGAAATAGTTACTGCTGGTGTTGGCAATGTTACA tCATGGAGCTTTCGATATGCAGCCAAGCACCTTATCCCGAGGAAGATGGCCAAAGAGGGTCTGACTGCTCAAGACATCTTTCCACTAATCTCACTGGAGGACACAGCCAGCAGAGCTCAGAGAGCTTTCACAGCATGTGGTACTGCAGTTGCAGTGTTCAATCTTTATGAAGGCAAACTAGTCACATACAAAAGAGACCTTCATGTCAGGAATATTACAAG CTTGCTGTTCTTCAACCCACTGAAGTGTTTGATCACAGCAGCCAGAGATGGAACTATCAAAATGTGGGATGAAACATGGCATTTGAAGCTAGTCTTTGTAGGCCACAGTGGTGCTGTTAGCTGTCTGGCTGTCTATCCATATGGACCATACATCATCTCAGGGTCCCATGACTGTACACTCAGAGTATGGAGTTTAGAAACCTGTGATGAAGTGGACAT gaTTGAAACTGCAGAACCTGTTGATGGTCTAGGTACAGTCCTCAAATGTGACAATGTACACAGCTATTCAGCATTCACCGTCTCTCTGTGGAAAATCCGGGATATACACACCATGCACACAGCAATAGG ACATAAAATAGATGCAATACGGCTCACAAACAGACCTGAACCTGAG TGCCCACGACGTGCGTTAGTAGTAACTAGAGATGCAACAGTCAGAGTGGTTGCACCCAGCAATGGAAATGTCATCACATCACTGATTGTGGATAGGAAAGTTGGAGTTGTGGATGCAATTTATGCCCAAGCAGAAG AAACATTATTTGTTGCTCTGAAGAATGGTGACATGGTACTGGCTAACACAAAAGTCAATCCCAGTGTTGTCAAGCATACATGGAAGGGCAGTGAAGGAAGTG AAAGAGAACATTTCAACTGCCTGTGTTTGTATGAATACATTGTGGAGAACTCCCTGGAAACTGATGTGTGGAAAGGACTGTTCAGGTCGGCCAAGGTCACAGTTCAAAGTCCCATGAAAAGTTCCAAGATGAGAGGCAAGGACAGAACACTGGTCATGGGTGGTCGTAAAGATGGCTACTTGGCTGTATTGGACTGGGACACCATGGAAGTCACCTACAAAATTGAG GCGCATGGCTACAAGGGTGTTCTGAGTCTTCTTGCCAACTCTAAAGATGATCAGCTCATCTCAGCTGGTCTAG ATCCTGAGACTTCGAGTA ACAATGTCATCAAAGTGTGGCGGGTATTTCCATTTGCTGAAGAGTCCCTGGCACCGCTGATGTCGTTTTACTGTGCAAATACTCCACTACACATGTCAGTCATGAGAAGTTGCTTGATGGTTGCTTTTCAAGAGCCGTCTACTGCCACCTACAGCATTGTCAAATATGACATCAATTCCAAAA atCGGTTTGATCACAGTCCAAACGAAGACCACATTGATGATGTTACAGGGCTCAGTTGCTGCCCTAGAATGCAGGTGACCGCTTCCTGCAGCTCTGACGGCACACTTAGAATATGGAATGAAGCTAACAGACTCATTag GATCGTCAAGCTGAACGCAATGCCCACAAGTCTGTGCTTCTGCAGTGAGAAAGGTGACCTGCTGATAGGAATAGGCAAACATTTACACAGGATTGAACACTACAAAT ATATGCCCAAAGCATACATGATGAAGATGGTATCCATGCATTTTCCTGATGAGATTGATGAAGATCCTTTACCCTATGACGGTGATTTGATACACTACATGACCCATGAAGATGTCAAGAGACTCAAACATGCACACTCCTCACTCTACAA ATTtgatcattttgtggatgttctcactgatgaagaaaatgaaGAGCTTACTAGAGAAAAGAAGACGAAGGAAAAA GAGTATGCCATGTTGGAAGCCAGAGACAGTGAATTGAGGAAGATTCGAGATGGAAAGATTGCACTGAAGAAGAAACCAAGACCACCTCCAAGAGTTAGAGAAGAGGCTTTTCAGAAATACTTAGAGTTACTTCCAAGGCCAGaacaaatattt GTACCCAAAGATGATTACTTCAACCCCAATGCATTCATGGATGTGCCAGACATTCAAG GAGAGGCACCGTACCGTGAGTTTTCCCCAATGGGTTTCTTTCCTAATCCTGCCTCCATCGTGCGGGAAGAAGATGAGGAAGAGGACGGAGTCAAAGTCACAAGGAAGAGACCTCTCCCCATCAACCCTTCGGGCTTCATTCCCAATTCCGTCCTTATACGTTTACTGTGGAAAGAGGAGGACACGGCACAGATGAAATCTGACTCATGGAGGCCGCCAGCATTGAGTGAAGATCAGTTAGCAGAGATTAATGCCAGAAAAAGG CCCAAGGACGAGGATATCGAG CGAGTTTTCGTCTGGAGTGATGAAGAAGAg GAGTATGTGTTTCCATCACCTACGCCAACTCCAGAG GCCAAGAAGATTGAAGACATGGTTGAACAAGAGGAGCGTGAGAAAGCCGAACTGGAAAAACCCAAATCAGTACCCAAATCACGGGTCCTCAAACAACTTGACATTGATATGACAAGGTCACCTTCACCCAAGGAATTGGAGGTGGATGTTGAAACCCCACCTCCCACCCCACCCCCTGAAGAACCTAAAGAAGAGCCCAAGGAGGAGCCCAAACCACCCCCTAAACCAAAACCTGTGCAACCCAGGAAACCCATTCAGAAGCTCATAGCCAAACCCAAGCCTAAAACACCCAGTCCTGAACCCCCACCTCCACCGACCCCATCACCCCCAAGACCGCCAACTCCTCTACCAGGATTTATTACACAGTTCAGAGGTGCTGAGTGGTTTGAAAAATACTTCCCAAATGCTGGACCAAGT ACCTTTCCCAAACCCTGGACAGTGTCAGCATTCACCACTACTCTGCTGAAACTGGAAAAGATTGCAGACTACGAGATGAAAACTCAGATTGCAGATGCCATGATGACACTCCACGTCCAGGACGGGCTGGCAAACTCCCAGCAGGTTGCCGACACCATACTTGGTTTATTGAACTCATCCTCCCCACCCACAGTACAAGACGAGGAACAGAAAGCATTCATTCTACATGCGTTGAGATTGTTACAGGGTCTAGGATCACGTGATGAAGCCACTGTGGTACAGATGATTGTACAGTACTTGGATGGAGATGAAGAGATAAG GACACAAGTGCGTAATCTGTTCATTCAAATGGGAGTCCAGGATCCTCACAATTATTTCTTCAAAGAATTGGATTCCTGGGAAGTGTGGAATCTGGACGAAGCCAATCACAGGACAGAACTGCAAGCCATGGCAAAGAATTGGGTTCAAAAATGGACGGAActattcaag AACCACATCAGGCGAACCATTGAACTCTTGAAGAAGGGCAAAGTGACTGGCAAGATAGCCAAGCTGCCAGGCAAAGGGCGGCAAACTTCACCTTCTGAACCCTCTAGAGGCATCTTAAAAAAG gatgaTGAAGACAGTTCGGGAGACAGAGTGTCTACTGCTGGTAGTAGTGAGAAAGACAGGCTGACCCCAAGACCACTGTCGCAGACCAGGCCTATCATGG TCACTTTTGATGCCCCACCAGACCAGGCAACCATTGACAATGCCACACCCGTTGAGGCCATCAATTATTTCTGTGAAATGCAACTTGAGAAGCACATGGAAAGACTGAGAGCCGCGGAGACCCCTGCAGCCAGCAAAGTGAAAGAGGATGTAAAGAAAAACACTGTACTTGTCTTGCCAAAGATTAAAAG TGAAAGCAATCATTTAGTAAACag GGAGCAGGATGAACCGTCAGATCTTGAAAGTGAAGCCAG GGACCAAGTTGCTGATCTTCCAACAAAGTCTCCTCTCTCAGAGGGAGATGAGAG CGATGTGGTGGAGTTTAAAACATCAAG AGAGCTTTTCGAGGAAATGAAAAG GGAGAAAGAAAAGGAGCAACGACagcagagagaaaaagaaagacaagaaaaaCGAGAGAAAAAGAAATCGCCAAAGAAACCTACACCACCTCTACCAGAAAG TAAACCAAGCTTGGTACGTCTTGGGGAAACTCATACCAGCAAATGCAGACCACACAGGGAGACTTCATTAGCGGCAATAG AGTTCAAACTACCTTCCATATATCCGGGCAAACGAATGGAATACGATGGAATGTACGGCTTCACACCTAAGATAGATCTGCCCATGAAGACAGTAGTGATGAATCCATTTCCAAGCCCAGCTGACTACTACGAACAGTATCATCAGCCCATACTGCTGAGCCTCAAATCCtcacagaaatattttgttccTAGCCAGTCATACATCAAACCAACTGAGCTGATTTAG